One Aegilops tauschii subsp. strangulata cultivar AL8/78 chromosome 2, Aet v6.0, whole genome shotgun sequence genomic window, CCCCATGACTAATGGTAGAACTTTGTTGTACCTAGGTTCAGCTATTTACCGAAAGTAGGACTTCTCAGTTTTATTAAATTGAACTGATGTTTAAATGTTCACCATTTTTGGCCTACAGATTAGAATACTGAGATCACCATATATGCTGAAGGTCCCGACAGTACAGAGTTACAAACAAATTCTAAACACCATATATGCTGAAGGTCCCATCAGTACAGAGTTACAGAACAAATTATTTGTCCAATGACAACGTAAGAGTCACGACCAGCAATCACAAACAACACTAGCTCGACCGCAGGCATGTGTGTGCGGCAAGGGGAGGAGATACTCTGATGCTAGATGTGTAGAGACAACAAGCTCATCATGCGTAGAAGACGATAGACGACTCGCGTAGTAGGCCTTGAACTGCTCGCCTGATGGCTATGGATCATGCAAAATCCTGACCAAAAGATCACATTATTTTCACCAAACTAATCTCTTGAACTTGCTCCACGACAATCTTTGAACCTCCTACAAGAAAAGCCATTATTTTAATGTTCATACGAATACCTACAAGCAATGATCACAAACATTTAGCGAACATTTCTTTTAAAGACTTATGCAACAATAATTAGAACCATAAAAATAGGGTGAAACTATGGTAACTATATTACATATCATCTAGATTCTAGCAATAACCGTTTTGCATGATCATTGGCATTTGGAATAGCATCCAACAACAATTAGAGTTCTATAAGACCGCATCTGTACTTATTTTTGAAGATGTATTTGTACTGCCCAAAAGCATAAGCTGAAGCACAAAATAAACATTTAAATACATTTGTGCTCACAGGAATAATCACACACCTAGAGAGCATGTTCTTTTCACATCTTCCCAACTACTCAATTAGCAAAGCAGCACATCTACACATTTTAATAGCAGGAGCAAAGAAAGAGAGATTGATATGAGAGAGTGTCGTTGAAGCACGCTAAGGACTCCCATCAGCGCTCAACTTGGACGGCTGCCAGCAACCATGGTGGACGTGCCAGTGGTGGTGCGGCATGGCCAGAGCAGGCCGCTGGCTGATATTCCAACACATCATGTTAGCGCACCAAGGAAATAGCAAGTTTTCCATAAAAATGTTATCCATACTAGGTAAGACCAAAGCTACAGGACAATACCTTTTCTTGAGCTAGCTACTACATGTACTGACTCCTCCACCACTGTAGCATCCCTGTATCCTCCTTGCGCGGGCAACCACTAGGGATCAAGCGATGCTGCCGCTCGACACATTTGAACCACCTGTAGGAATCAAAGTGAACGGAAGGGATTCAAACACATCAATGGACACATGTACTACACAACAATGTGCACCTGTACTGTCCATGACAACAAACTAACAAAAATTAAATTTTCGTTCAACTATTGCAGACTTTTGAGTAGTAGACGCACAACCTGACAAGGCAATGTACAAGTTCATGTGAAAAGAACAACCAAGTTAATGTACAGTAACATCAtaagttcaaaaataaaaataaaaagagtTTTGTACTGTTTTTTGCTATAACAACTAAGTTAATGTATGCCATGGGGCTGGACTAGGACAGCGTATATCCTTGAGTGGTGGAGAGGGAGATCATGTCACTACCAAATCTATCAGGGTACTAGAAATTCATGGAACATAAGTAAAACCAAACTAATTGATTACAAGCACTCCTATGAACAGAACTTAAATTAGAAATTGAGGTGAACTTAAATAGTGAAAACAAGAGTGTTGCTGCTAGCTTTCCAATCCTAGAACAACTTCTAGGAACGTGTGGGGAACATGCAACATGCCTGAACTTGGTGTGGATTGGTAGTTGAACTTGCTACCCATCCACACTAGTACCAGCGGCACAAGACCGAAGTATTTAAGCAATACCTGATGGCATCAAGAAAAAAAGTGACTAAAACATTTAGCAATAAAAGCGATGGTACAGGAAAATTGAAGTGATGTTTTTTTGTCATTCCGACAAACCTCCAACATGTTTTTTTGAACTGATTTCTTTCTATCATTGTACTGTTGCTTTAGGCTTTTCGAATGAGGTGAAAGCCTCTGGTCTATTTGAACATTTACTGAAcattcaaaaatgttttgaactgATGTGAATCCTTTCACCGAACTACTAATACAAATTTTCATGAACCTACCCATTTATACGAACAAGTTATATTTCTGCTAGGCATTTGCGCACTTTTGTGCTAAGCaaagagagaaagaaaacaaCCTGGAAATGTTTCCTGCCGCCGCACGTCGACGGGGTGTGGATATGGATGAACTGACTGACCCATTTTTCTTGTACTGAAGCTTATTTCCAGAAATTTAAGACAATGCAAATATTATCTACAATATGGACATTTAGTATAGTCTGAACTAAACACGTTGGCACTTTTGAACTGAGGTAATAGCTGTGAACCTGTGACGAAGAATAGAACTCAAAAAGAATTTTTTTGTAGGTGGAATAAGACGTTGGCGATCGGGTGGACTGGCTACACCTCCTCCTCTGGACTGATTGCTCTGGTGAAGTGGAGCTGATGGAGGCGGAGATCACGAGCACGCCGCGCTTTGGCGACTGCAGGGAATCCCAGCGACTACCAAGTCATCCCCGAGAAGCTTGTAGAGGCGGGGCAGTTGGTCACAGGTCATCCCGTGTAAGTTCAACTACCAGGCGTGGTGGCGGAGAGAGGCTCTTGGCGGTGATGTCCGGGAGGTGCCTCGCGGCGGTGAGGTGGATGGCTGCGGGCACGGGCTAGGCGGCGACAGTGAGAGAGTGCCGTTGATGCACGCAGAGGACTACCATCAGCGCTCAACTTGGACGGCTGCCAGCAACCGTGGTGGACGGGCTGGTGGTGGTGCCTTATTTTTTTGTAAATCAAAGCTCCTACATTATGCTATACTTCCATGCAGTTCTTCACTCAAACAATATTGTAACAACCAACATAAAAATAGTTGATCTGGACTTGATCCACTAGCACCAACTTACTGGCTGAATCAAATTTTGTGATTTGAAGCAGCAGCAATAGTCGGACTAAGGGAGACATGCATGCGGTTATATAGTTGAACTTGCATGATCTGCAAATAAGAGCATGACTTATGTACTTACTGGACAATACCATGTGAAACAGTATAATGCTATGTGAACCTTTTTGATGGACGGCTTTTAATTTTTATTCTCAGTACTTCTCAAAAATGAATATCTGAACCACCAGACAGGGGTGTGGTAACCAAAATTCAGAAGAGTAGAAACTCAATAAGGCACCATACTAAAATAAGAAAATGAACTGAACAGAAAATAAGAATTGCACTGAACTAAAATCAGAATTCGAACTGAGTGTCACAAAAGATGAACTTGTGCATCTGTTTTTTGCTCCCGCACCGGTGTAACAAATTCAGGATGACATGGATTTGTGTACATATAATAATATGAATCGAGTGAGACAATAAAGAGAGCAGTAAAAGGATTTCTTATTTTCACCTTGAGATGATCTCTCTTTCTGGAGGTCTTGATGGAAAATGCTGGTGTAGGTACCACACAGACACCAACTAAACATCAGGCCTTCTCCAATAAGAAACAATGATCCCTCCTTCGAGTGTGTGAACTTAATAACAGTAGTTGAAGTAATAATTTCAGTTTAATCGTTTGAAGAACCAGCTCCAGTGTTTGAATTAGTACCTTTTAAGAGGTGCAGACGCAGCCGGAAAGAATTTCTTGTTGAGCTCGAGGGAGCGCTGATCGTAGCGCGACAGGGAGCATCGAACTACCCGCTACCAGGAGGTTGAGCTGCGGAGAAGCATCCACTgcccacggcgaggcagaggtgcGCCGGCGGGTGACGCAGCCTCATTGGAAGCGGGCGGATCCGGGGCCAGTGTGACGCAGCCTCGTTGGATCCAGGCGGCGCGGCGGCAGGAGAAGCATGTACTGCGCATGAATGGAGGGGGTGTGGAGGTGATGTTTCTACGCAAAGGCCTTTGTGGGTTTTTTTTGCTCGTACATTTTCATGCAAGCACTAGTATTTGTTTTCTTGATTCTCGGAACTTGGGCGAAGAGAGCATAACAAGGGAAGTGAAGCAATGCCACCGCCAAGTACCTACATAAGAATTGAACTGAATGAAATCTAGGAATTGAACTGAAAGAAAAACTGGACATTATAGGTACACTGAAAAATAAATTGTACCTTTTCTGCCTTTTTTTGTTTTTACCATGAATTTGCCAGGTTTTGGAGTTCGAACTTTTTATGTGATTTTTTTCAAACTTTTCCAAGTTTTTATTTAAATTTCGTAGTGATCAGCAAATTGTTTTCTTATATAGGTCCAAATGAAACGGTTTTTAATTTTCTTTTTGTACATCTTTCTTGTTTCTGGTCTTAATCTTATTTCCCAACAATCTGTTTTTTGAACTGATGTAAATTCATGTTTGATCTTACTAGCTCTCGGTCAAAAGAACTCACGAACGAGGTGGAACTAGAGAAATATGATAGATCAAATATGGCAAAAAAAAAAGTGCAACTCAAACTGTTTGACGGATAGGCAAATGTACAAGTTCATGTACAGTAACGTTGAAGTACACAAAGATACCTAAATATAATTTGTGTACTTTGAAATAGTTTATTTTACTTCCAAAATACTTCATTTGTTTTGAAATATGAACTTCTATATTTATTTCCTTAGAACTTATTATTAGAGAGCCCATTTATTATTAGAGAGACTCTTTTTGTTTCAGTTCAAAAATGAGCACATGCTATTATTAGGTATCAATATAATCAAAACTTGTTGCCCATTGTCTCGCATGCAGAAAGTCTCCTGACCTGTTAACATATGGTTGAGAATGCATGAGACCAGCTGTTACTACAAGTAACACGGCACAGTAACAAACACAAGCAAGGAATAGCAGCATACCAGAGCTTTATCCCTCATCATTTTGCGCATCGAAAAGGCGAGCCTGACAAAAATAGCAGCATACCAGTTTCAACACCGTCGAGTAGCTCTTCCCCCCAGGATGCGAAACGAATGCCTAGACATGAGAAAATAGTGGACAATATAAGACGTTTTTCCACCATAAATTGGGCACTGCAACTCATGAAAGCAAGTGTAAATTTATTATTACTGAGAACTGGTTGGCAAGGACAGGCTTCTCTTCATAGATCCTGGGGAATATTTGAAACTGCTGAAAGTACCCTCGGTAGCTTCTCCCTATGCTTCCTGAACTGAAAAGAAGGAGAAGAGAATGCACTTTGAATAAAACCGTCATCTGAAGTTCAGTCAGTTGCAGAGCCATGCATGAATGTCACAACACAACCATGGCAAGTCTCAGAGCAAAATCAGGACCCGAAACATCGAAAGAACTTACCCTAGTCCGCCAAGGGGTACCCCGCGGTAGCAGTTGTCCATCCATTTCCTGAGCGGATCATAGACGGCAACCTTTGGGAAACAAGATAATAATTGTTCAACAATTTCACTGGCTACTGAGTACTGACTAGGCAGAGTAATTTGCACCGGCATTTCAAGTACATGTGCATGCTGGTTGACAGGTTAGCTGAATGTTCAATGACAGAAAAGCGACTCACTTGGTTTTTCGCGATTCCTTCGACGTGTAATCGAAGCATTTTAAAAATCAATGGTATCTGCAGCACAACCATGACCATGGTCGGTGTTTATGTAGCAAAGGTAGCATGCATCCTTGGTTCTAAATGCAAAATTTAGGAAGGTGCAGTCCATGTTGACATGCTTGCTTACAACTGTGAAGATATCAGTGGTCATGCTAAGCATAGCAACCTTCTTGCCTTCATCATCGAATTTCCTCTGCCAAGTTATTGCTGGTGGCTGAGCACAGTCGACGTGCAAGTGTGCCTGAAGCAACAACAACCATGTCAGACCAGTTTTGCTTGCTCAAGACATACAAAGGATTGAAGTAATCAGGGGCATCTTAATTAGCGAATCATCCAAGGAAACAACTGAACAAAAATTTAAAACCGTAATAAGATTAAGGAGAAGCCAAAGAAATGGGAGGAGCTGTTTCAGGTCAGGAGATACCTTCGCTTGCTCAAACTCTGAACTTCCCATCTTCAGAAACCGGTGAAGGAGCTAATCCGACTGGAACAGATACAACATGGTCAACAACTCGAAGAACGGAATCACTCACCAGACTTAAAACAAACCAAGAATGTATCCGTACACTTGGCAATTAAGCAATGGTAAACTAAAGAACTGCAGAATTAAGCAAATGAGGACTACTAACTAGATAACTTCAGTTTTTACAGAAGAAGTGGTTGGGATCTCGTGTTGGCAGTGGGGAACCGTGGCCGGAACATTGAAGAAGGTGATCTGGAGCATAAGCTCGAGCGCGATCGAGTTGTGGACGGCGCCAAGCACGTCGGTGGACTGACGTCGCAGGTGCCGGTGCTGGAATAGCTCCATCTCTGGCTTTACCCATGGCGTCGCGCCAGATGGCGAAAGGGTGCCTGGCGGCCGGGCCTCGCGCGAACTGATGCGCGCGCATCACCTGGCCGGCCGGGACGAGGAGGTGGAGCCGCGCCGGCGGCCGGGAGGTGGAGGCGCGCTGGCGAAGGGGAGGAGGCGGGGGCAGGGAGGATGAGGCCGGGCGGCGCTGCGCGcggggagggaggcggcggcgcggtgggggGCCGgtggctggggcggcggcgcgctgggcggcggcgcggtggtgAGGCCGGTGGTCGGTGCGGCCGATCCACTCGCTGCGGAAGAAGGAAGGTGGAAGAAGTGGTGGGCCGCGGGGAGGTTCAGTTCGATGGGCTCCGTCGGCGGCCAGTCACGGCGCCGCGGGCTCCCTCGCTCCGGCTGACGCCATCGCTCGCTCGCCCACGACGGCTGCCGGCGGAAGGAGGTGGGTTAGGTTGAGGATGGCTCGGGGAGTTTCTACGGTGTAGCTCGTCGCGTCCTTATAGAGCCCAggtaacagaataatattctgttacTAATAACAGAATAGTCCAgcccagggtgcagaataagttattcttcacccgaggtaatcttacgatcattTCATCATTAAATTATGCttggaattcaaatagttacattcatattgattcactacataaaatttggcataagaaaataaatatataggtcataagacaagaaaatttgtagtttatgtgtattttacactatgtttttacgtttgtaattttacataatataaaatattttttacgacgattatatattttcttactGTCTCTTTTTACGTCGGAAATAAGACAACTTACGAAACGTAAAATTACGGTGCATTGATGGTAAAATAGCCATGGCGAGCACGATATGTGAGAGGGAGTGAGGGGGCACTGATATATGGGCCGGAGGTGAGTTGTTCAAGAGTATCAAAACAGAGCTAAAGGAGATATAAATTTAGAAATGAAGGGCTATAGTGTAAAGCATGTGGATGGCAACACTGTTATTGCTAGGGTCGAAAATAAGGAAGTCCTAAGGTGATGATAGCAAAGTTGTTTGGAGCTATTCACTCAAGGACCGCGAGGGGGTGTGATTGACAATGACATGTACTTAGGGTAGGGTAATAGGACTAACGTAGACACCCTTCCCAAGGGCACTACCCTATAGTCAAAGACATTCAAAGGACGACAACACCTACCAACTGAAATTACCACAGAATGCAGCCCACTCGACCAACAGTTCCACTTGGATAACCCAAATTCCATTCGACTAGGATATAATCATTCGACCATATCAGAAAccactcggagtacagaagatGTAAATTcactcaggatggcaacggtcaggcgttcactctgtagtcttaatgatcatttatatgactttattgctggcgttaccagtaacgtctcctctttatgtacattgaacccctgGTAACGTGGGTTGGCTGGGGTCTTGGctcactctatataagccaccccctccactgagacaagggttcgcaccccctgtaacttcacgcataatccagtcgaccgcatCCGGGCATCGAGACGTAGGGCTTTTCCTTCttctgagaagggcctgaactcgtaaatcttgcgtgcacaacctcatcgtaggtaggatcttgcctcctcctatgtaccccctattctactgtcagccTTAGAACCACAACTGTttgcgcccaccgtggggcgggtgtcttagcgactttccGGTGAGGTTGCGATTTTTTCGATTCcaatcatcatggtttccggcggtggattggctgagggccgcgagatcagtctcggcgcgctcgttttcttcgccgacgactccgcctggctccaggAGGCTCCCCTCGatgtcgaggcgctccccgtttGCGGGGCGACGCACTTTTGCGCGTGCGTTCGCGGCGTTCTTCTGCGGCAGCCATCGACTCATTATCGGCCAGCTCCCACAACGTCTTCGCTTGCCGCTGCTCGTCGCCGCAAACGATCTGGTCGATcgcggcttcagcggtgggtgaagCACGCGGTGGCCCGTCAGTCGGCCACCCCTCAAGTCACGGCAATCGAGCCTGACGAATCTCTCTACGGGCTATTCGACATGTCGACCGGCTCCGTCGAGACCCtgtccgagtgcgacagcagcgacCCCGCgacggaagtcctgatggtcgacACGCCGCGCAGCCCGCCTGGTTTCCATCGCGGCGacggtggcgatggcggcggcgacccATCTTGTGTTCATGAGGAATATCATCCCGAAGCCCTCACTTCACAGCAGAGGGAGGAGCTGCACCGCTGCAACATGGAGGCCCTCCACACTCCCATCATCGGGGAGACcgccgaggcccgggccttggagtcTGCGCGCCTGGCCACTTTGGCTGAGCGCGCATGGCTGGAGAACCTTCAAATTCACTCGACGAGCGCGCTCGGCAGCAGATCCCCGAATCCAGTCGACGGCGACAGTTGTTCCTGCCTGGacctcaggtataccgcactccgattcagaatcttaCAACTGCGGCCCGTATAGCAGAGTCGATCCAGCCGTCCCAGTCAGAGGTTGGaaggggtttgatgcagatcagGGCATTGCTCCGGGCGGCAGGAGAGCAAAACACAGTTGTTTCTCAGTCTCGCAACAGGATCCACAGTAGATCTGTGGTGGCTGACACAGTACACTCGGCTCATGgcccaagatcgcccccgcgGCGTGAGGGACATGGGCATCGCCAAGAGCAGTATTTGGGTCGGAATCACGAGCAGTATGATCATCGACTCGGCCGTGATGACTGCTGTCGAGTGCCTACGCCCCCCTCCGAGGAGCGGACCATATGTGCCCCGGCAATATGATGACAGGCGCCCGTACAGTGATGAGCGGAGGGTCCCAGTTGACCCAAGAGAGCCAGGGTTTGATGCGAGGTCGAtcctcgttcaaggtctggtcgacaggaacagagcacacagggAAGGACTCAACAGAAACCGCCCGACTGCTAGCAGAGTTCATGTCTCCAGACCTGAGTGTTTCAGCAGGGCTATCAGAGCCGCtgagattcctcccaacttcaggttggcaacGGGAGTGAGCAAGTTCACCGGTGAGtcgaagcctgacacttggctggaggattaccgagtggccgTACAGATCGGTGGTGGTAATGATGAGGTAGCCATGAAGTATCTTCCCGTGATGTTAGAGAGTTCGGCCAGAGCATGGCTGAATCAGTTGGCTCCAGGCAGTATATTTAGTTGGGAAGAGttggcccgagtgtttgtcaggacATTTGAGGGCACATGCAAACGACCTGTAGGGTTGGCCGAGTTACAACATTGTGTACAGAAACCGAATGAAACCTTGAGGGATTACATCTAGAGGTGGACCACTTTACATC contains:
- the LOC109763860 gene encoding uncharacterized protein; the encoded protein is MGSSEFEQAKAHLHVDCAQPPAITWQRKFDDEGKKVAMLSMTTDIFTVIPLIFKMLRLHVEGIAKNQVAVYDPLRKWMDNCYRGVPLGGLGSGSIGRSYRGYFQQFQIFPRIYEEKPVLANQFSAFVSHPGGKSYSTVLKLVCCYFCQARLFDAQNDEG